From the Daucus carota subsp. sativus chromosome 8, DH1 v3.0, whole genome shotgun sequence genome, one window contains:
- the LOC108197328 gene encoding pentatricopeptide repeat-containing protein At2g38420, mitochondrial, giving the protein MYNCNPTPLAYHFVIKTLVKSSQWQELSLVLDHLEKVEIFETPEVIFIDLIEAYGNFNKIQEAVDIFFKIPNFRCNPSVESLNCLLLVLCDKGWLEMVPEIVLKSHTMSIRIEESSYCILIKALCRINKVNHAFGLLIYMIDDGFELDERMCSLILSTLCRQGDLSVDAFTGYLEEMKAYGFCPGRLDLCNVIRFLLKNGKGMDALNVLDQMKVDGIKPDVFCYTMVLDGVISEGEYAKADELFDEMLVLGVVPDLCTYNVYIGGLFKQRNIDAGLDMLACIEDVGCKPDVVTYNGILRALCESGELKALKEVVNLMRSKGVQHDLKTYEIMIAGMIRQGEIREACNLLQEMMEKGLEPQSSTFFRLLPTFDLTGPGSKELEVFREITVGSVALGSSG; this is encoded by the coding sequence ATGTACAATTGTAATCCAACTCCCCTTGCTTATCATTTTGTCATCAAAACCCTAGTAAAATCTTCACAGTGGCAAGAACTCAGTTTGGTTCTTGACCATCTTGAAAAAGTTGAAATCTTTGAGACCCCAGAAGTTATTTTCATTGATTTGATTGAGGCTTAtggaaattttaataaaattcaagaagctgttgatatttttttcaagattCCTAATTTTAGGTGTAACCCTTCTGTGGAATCTTTGAATTGTTTACTTTTGGTTTTGTGTGACAAGGGGTGGCTTGAAATGGTGCCTGAGATTGTATTGAAGAGTCATACGATGAGTATTAGGATCGAAGAGTCGAGTTATTGTATACTGATTAAAGCTCTTTGTAGGATTAATAAGGTTAATCATGCTTTTGGGCTGTTAATTTACATGATAGATGATGGTTTTGAGCTTGATGAGAGAATGTGTTCCTTGATTCTGTCTACATTGTGTAGGCAGGGTGATTTAAGTGTTGATGCTTTTACGGGTTATTTGGAAGAAATGAAGGCTTATGGTTTTTGCCCGGGGAGGTTGGATTTGTGCAATGTGATTAGGTTTTTGTTAAAGAATGGGAAGGGTATGGATGCTTTGAATGTTTTGGATCAAATGAAAGTTGATGGTATTAAGCCTGATGTGTTTTGTTACACCATGGTATTAGATGGAGTTATCTCGGAAGGTGAGTATGCTAAAGCAGATGAGCTATTTGATGAAATGCTTGTACTAGGCGTGGTGCCTGATTTGTGTACATACAATGTGTATATAGGTGGTTTGTTTAAGCAGAGAAATATAGATGCAGGACTGGATATGCTTGCTTGCATAGAGGATGTGGGGTGTAAACCTGATGTGGTTACGTATAATGGAATCTTGAGAGCATTGTGTGAGAGTGGAGAATTAAAGGCACTGAAGGAGGTTGTGAATTTGATGAGATCAAAGGGGGTTCAGCATgatttaaaaacttatgagaTTATGATTGCTGGTATGATTCGTCAGGGTGAAATTCGTGAAGCTTGTAATTTGCTGCAGGAAATGATGGAAAAGGGCCTTGAGCCACAATCTTCAACCTTTTTCAGGCTACTGCCTACTTTCGATCTGACAGGACCAGGCAGCAAGGAGCTGGAAGTTTTCAGGGAAATTACTGTTGGCAGCGTTGCTCTGGGGTCCTCAGGTTAG